Part of the Vigna angularis cultivar LongXiaoDou No.4 chromosome 1, ASM1680809v1, whole genome shotgun sequence genome, AACACTCAAGTCAGACCAATCCCATCACCAAGATATAACCAACGGCATAGGGCAGGACACGTGGCTCACATGCAGACAATCCATTCGACTGATACAACAACAGTATTCAATCATGTATATATAACATGGTATAACAAATAACTAGAATTTAGGTGTTTAACCAGGAATTCAGTTCTTTAGTTTATACGTgcagttaaaaaaaaatcaaatttttgaaCTGATATTAGTATTTTTGAAGAACTTTCAGATacccttttaaaaaaagtataagaaTATCCTTTTGAGGTTTAGTGGGGAGAAGCATGATGAGGAATGCAGAGAGGATCTTTTATCTATGCAGAGAGTTGGCCCCACACAAGCTTCTTTTCAATAAGTATAGGAGCACTCCAAAGTCATAGCCCACTTGCAATGCATGCTTTTTGTAATTCAATCACTGAGCACCAATTTTCAAGCTGTTGGGTGAAGAAGGAAAAGACACTGCttcctccttttcttttcatttttttcccatGTCTTCTTTTCCCCTTCTTCTATTCCATTCTATTTACTATTCAGTGGATTTATCATGGCATGCTTTTGATACATTGCCATGTTGACTAATCCCAACGAACCACTCCTTCTCTCTCCTCTCCCTGCTGTACCCCGTAACACTTGGTTAGGAGACATTGTGGTACTCATTTTTCTTTAGTTGGTGTCTCCCTGGCTGTTTCTAACCGAAGCATAAGTTACAGACACACCCTAttccctctttctctctctgagGATTACTTGCATAACACTACTACTAAAGCACTCAGCTTACAGCTTCTCATCTTCATCTATGCTCCTGCTAGCCCACTCTATCTCTCTACCTTCACTTTCGTTACTCATGCTGTTTCACATCATTTCTTCAATTTCTACACTACACCTACTTCTAAACCATGCAGCCTTTTCAATTCTAAAGCTTTTTCTGCTTCCTAAGATTAAATCAGTTGCACCAATAATACAGCAACAGGTATGTTCTCTTCTTGCTCTGTTTGGCGTTTGatgtaatcttttttatttctgttaGTGTAAAGCATGAACTGTATTAGAGATAAATATGTGTGACAcagtgaaattatttaattaaagcaTTAAGGTTTTGACTTCTCACTCCTTAACCAATTAAAAGCTTAAAGTTGctttttcgttttcgttttaaAGATGAAGAATACTTTTGTCAGAGGATAATagaattttatgaaaaaggaaCTTGCGTTTGAAAAGTTCCAAAAGAAAAGTGACAAAAGTAAATGATAAAAACCTTCTAGTGGGGGTGACAGTGGGTAACTGGCAGAGAGTTTGTCAATTCCAGAAGAAGAGAATGTTCACATAATTGGCTAAACACCCAATTGAATGCCATCAAAGAACATAAAAATAGATCACATTGTTTCAGCATATAGCTGACTTTAAAACCATGCATACACATTTCTGGATTTCAGTGTTCATGGAATTGGGATCTGTGGGAATTGCCTATATGGAAAAGGTGCTATGGCTACCCTTCGAATACCATCTTAATTGGGAGAAAGAACAAGAATGGTTGGTTTTTCATTCTTCTGTGTGGCTGAAGGCAATAAGTGCCATGCCACAAACACTggtttttactttttgctttaCCACCATTTGTCTGTCAAAGCACAGACCATGCTACATGTCAGATTTTAACAGTGGGGAGGGAGAGCTTAGCTCTAATACCACATcctttatcaaaattaatttccaCTGCCttatttttaatctctcaagttttcttttttcatttacaattaTGTCTCTCAATCCTAACCGGTTTCATCTTACATCTAAAGCATTATATATGACTTCTTAACTTGTTTAAAAGGGAAAggcttttctttttaaatcatTGTGGTTTGAAGATGTGCTTTTCAACTGCTACATTATATTTACTCACTACTACGTCATGCTTAGTTTGTCATcatgtaattttattaattattaaatgaaagaaaactaGTAGGACCTGATCTGTGCAATTGAAATTTAAAGGATTAAGAAGACTACAAATGCTGCTAACCTTTTTCTAATAATTCAAACTATCTCAGTGATTCCTGGCCAAAATTGAgaataaaagagaaacaaattgaagaaaggAGAAAAGGTTGGCTTCCACCTTTCTTGATTCCTATATGGTTAGTGGGGAATAAGATAATTGAGATGACCATAGCAGTGGACCACTCTGGCCTATACTAAGTTTAAactgaaaaaaaagaaaagagtacATTAGTTAATATATCAAAGTTCTCTTGAGACACTACGAAAGTGACTCAAGAAAGTAGCCACACAAGAAATTATTTGCCTTCGGTTAGGAAGCTTTTGGTAGCAATAGTTTTTAGCTCGGAGCATCACTTTCTCTCCGATTTTCATATCATTGTCTGAACAAAGCCACGTATCTTTATATACATGGAATTAATCAAAAGTGTATCTTCTAAAGAGATTGGCATTGGGGTGTGTATTAGTGCATATCTGTTTTGGATTTAGTACACTTTTGAGAGCACTGTATAAAAGCTCTAATCATTAATGTTGGCTCACCTAACACTTAATTCCCAACTTCCAAACATTGCATAAACATGCTTTACCACTATCCTTTCTCTAGCCAAGACCCAACCGCCAAGGTAATcatgtatgtttatgcatgcTCAGTGCATTTTCTGCCGTGCTGCTGCTTCTTTCTTCATTTGCTATTATTATCAACTAGTGTGGGGTTGCATGAGTATTCAGTACCCAAAACATATGCTATTGGCTCCATTCTACtttttacagttttttttttcagtcttTCTGTGACACAAATTTAAAGATATTAGCTAGGGATGAAGTCATGCAAGGATTATCATGACACGAGTCAACgtcttaacaaaattaatactaattataAGTAGCACTTTCCCAATTTCAGATCCCTTGTTTCTcttctattattttatacttcGGTACAAAAACTGTATGTTAGTATCGTATCCGTATGAGTTACAAGATTATCTTCCAACAAGGGTTACCAAATTTTCATGTTGTTCAGTTTATGTTTCGTGTGTCAGGAACTGCAGATGAGGCAGAAAAATCTGAAGCCTGGTGTTAGTCAGTGAGAGTATTCTGCATCTGCAAGACTTTTAGACTATAGTTAACTTCACCTACTCATCTATTCTATTCTAACGGTTGAGACAGAAACTTTCAGAAGTATACCATAGAGAGAAACAGGAAATGTCAATTTGCAAAACTCTGTAAGCAATTGGCGGATAACGGCCAAAACTGGAATTTggttgcttttttatttttttttaatatgtggAGGGCACCATCTGCAATGAATTGAAGGGCTTTCAGGattgtatataaatatcaatGAGGTTGAGGTATGGTCTTCTTGCaaatttctctctcttttattaagaaattttttctCATTCATAAGGGACAGAGTGACCAGGACAGGATATCATGTCATATTCTTCTACCTTTATCTATAGTGATTTCTGatttccttttccttcttcatcCCTTTGCTTGAAATGAAGAAATCTAAGTTGGTGCTTCCGTATTCTGCTGTTTCATGGTCATGCATCACGACATAACCCTTTGATTTAGTTCTGAGAGGGTTACATCAATGCCTTCCCTTCTCTCCCTCTCCATGACTTTATGAGATCTATATTGTACTGTCGTTCAAGGTGTAGTCTTACCTGAACTTGCAGATTTTGAAGTAGAGGTTTTTTCTTGACAATTTctacaaataaaaatgaagttcaTGAAACTTGGGACAAAGGCAGATACATTCTACACTGAACAAGCTACCAGGTATTTTGCACTTTGCAGGAACTCTTTGGTCAAAAAAATCGACAcaatacaacttttttttcaaaataacatgTATTGTCGTAATGCAGGACTCTGATATCAGAGATAGCTGCAGACCTTGTGATTCAAATCAATGACATCACGTATCTGTTACACAAGGTATTGGGATTAGAATGAAAACGTGGTGTGtgtgaaaaagataaaaaaaatgtaataattggTTCATCTATAATTGTGCTCTTTTTAGCTGCAGTTTCCGCTTCTTCCCAAATGTGGCCTCCTACAAAGGCTTTGCTATGACAGTAGTGATTCAGAGAGTGTCTCTCTGGAGCTTCATGATATACCAGGAGGAGAAGAGGCTTTCGAACTGTGTGCCAAGTTTTGTTACGGAATTGCAATCAACATAAGTGCCCATAACTTTGTATCCGCTCTCTGTGCTGCCAAGTTCCTTAGAATGAACGATTCCATTGAGAAGGGAAACTTTGTTGGAAAACTTGAGTCTTTCTTCAATTCATGCATACTTGAAGGTTGGAAAGATTCCATTGCAACGCTTCAAACTACTGCTACGTTACCAGAGTGGTCTGAGAATCTTGGTATTGTCAGAAAGTGCATTGATTCAATTATTGAGAAAATTCTCACACCACCACCACAGGTCAAGAACTCAGATCCTCCAAACCTTCTCAGTTTTGTGTGACCGTTGCATTTTTTGGTATCTTACAAACGATTATTCTGTGCAGGTCAAATGGTCCTACACCTACACCAGGCCAGGCTACACAAAAAAACAGCACCATTCTGTGCCAAAAGATTGGTGGACGGAGGATGTTTCTGATCTTGACATAGATCTTTTCAGGTGCATAATAATGGCTATTAGATCAACATATGTCCTCCCTCCACAGCTTATTGGAGAAGCTTTGCATGTCTATGCCTGCCGGTGGCTACCGGGAATCCCAAAGCTTAAAAGTTCTGGCAGTTCAGTGTCTCAAACAGAAGAATCTaaacagaaaaacagaaaaattcttgaaacaattgttagcatgATTCCTGCAGATAGAGGGTCTGTGTCGGTTGGCTTCTTGTTTAGGCTTCTCAGCATTTCAATTCACCTTGGTGTTTCCTCGGTGACCAAAACAGAACTCATAAGGAGAGCCAGTTTGCAGTTTGAGGAGGCAACAGTGAGTGACTTGCTTTACCCTTCAACATCCTCTTCTGACCAGAACTATTATGATACAGAGTTAGTTCTAGCAGTGTTGGAAACTTTCTTGAAGCTTTGGAAAAGAATGTCTCCAGGTGCTGTGGATAGCAGCTACTTTTTGAGATCAATTAGAAATGTCGGCAAGCTCATTGATTCCTATCTTCAAGTGGTAGCAAGGGATGATAACATGCAAGTTTCAAAATTTGTGTCTCTTGCTGAAACTGTGCCCAGTATTGCTCGAGAAGACCATGATGATCTGTACCAGGCAATCAACATCTACCTTAAGGTGAAGTACCCATAACACTCCTACACTCACTTATCAATTTTTCAGTCCCTTGTTTCAATGCTGCATAATTGCACGTAAAAATACAGGACATTTACAGCTAAAGTAATGAAATTTATTACCGGAAAATGTATTAAGTGCTGGGATTACTTCCCTTaacatgatttttcttttaacaaaaagTATAAGTATGACAGATCTATGGTTAGAGTGTAAGTATGATGAAAAAGTCCAAATTGCATAAGAATGGAGAGTACCTATGAGCATGATGTTTTAAGATTGTGGATTGGACGTGATGGCAATCTCATTCATGTATAAAGTTGAGTTGTTATGATCTGTTGATGGAAATTCTGAAATTGGGAGAATGTAAGAACTAGTGAAAAAGTCTCATAATAGCAATGAACAAGTTGTTGTTTGTCAGATTCACACATAAGTGACAAATTTAAAATGCTAAAAGATTCACATTTAAGGTGTATTTATGAACTGATTGAAGTTATATGCATGCACAGATGCATCCTGAACTGAGCAAAGCAGACAAGAAGCGGTTGTGTGGGATTCTAGACTGTCAAAGATTGTCCCCAGAAGTGCGTGGACATGCAGTAAAAAACGAGCTTCTGCCATTAAGAACAGTAGTGCAGCTGCTCTACTTTGAACAAGACAAAGGGTCTAAGGCAACCTCCAGTCACAAACTGCCAAAGCCACATGAGATACTTCTGGGAGCAAAAGATAGAGCAGCTACCACAAGAGACACCCAAAGCAAACATTCTTTAGGTCCAGCCAAAGAAGAATTCAACGGAGAAGAAATTAGAGAAAGGGATAAGCAGAAAACAAAAAGATCAGATGGCAAATTGGCATtgaacttagaaaaaaaaatggttataaGAGGAGACATTGAAGAGACACAATCTGAGAAAGGCAGGATTGTGAGAGATGAAAGTAGTTCGAGCGGCAAGGTGAACATGGATCctaaaaaaatgataagaagGGCAAGAAGTAAATCAGAACATGGTGTGAAGAAGTAAGATTCAGATCACCATCACAGCAACAGTAATAATAATCTTAGTAACTTCAattcttattatttcttttttaacttctCATAAATGTCAGCAATGTATAAATCCTTTGTACTATCTCTTTCCCCAAAGAGTTTTATCTAgggaaattatttttttacatccTTTTGTTTGATAGAGAGACACACAGAGATAAtgtgtattaaaaatatttttttgttaaaatgtcTTTTTTAAACCAATAAGTCCATGTTACAAATGCAGTTTAATAGCCGTGAAATCTGTATAGAAATCAGTCTTTTCATAAATTGGTAAGCTAAAATTCatctaaataatacaaaaacttATTTAGAGATATAAAGAGTGGTAAAGTTGGAAGGGAACAAGTAAGATCATTTTCCTCCACTACATCAAATTGTCTCTTACACttacatttcatattttttaatatttttatttgttttttaatataaaatattatttttatgattttttatgtaattaatttctttttttttaatcaattttcataaatattcttttatcactataattatataaaaatattttattttctaaaatataataatttattatcataatatttttatgacgTAAAATTTAAGagatttatgtttaaatttaaattattattagttaaactTTTTGTTCTTTAGGATAttgttcaaataatatattataatcttaattagtatacaaaattttattaagttttaacttaattattggttttctttataatttaaaaaaaaaaatttttaagcttatcaaatttgtttcttttatatatttttttacgtGTGTTACTTAGGTTATTtgtaaagaaaataagaatgagAGATTAAGATTTACAATTacaaatttcataattaatttccTTTATATTAGAACATTTGTAACTAGAAGAGACAAAGATGCGATAAATTTTTATACTCATTGATGAATTTTtacttcaaatataaatatatgaaactcGTACCTTCTCatctataaattttatcattcaCGATTAGATTGTAATTTTACATATGTACACTTTTGAAGtgtgttataattaaaataaaaattaaagttttgttttaaaacctttaaaatttaaatcaatgagtaatattttttaaaagaaacataggtaaaatataagaaaataaattgaaagaaaaatatatgaaaaacaaaCAGTTTATCAGATAAGTaactcaatataaaaaaaattaatctaatatatatatatatatatatatatatatatatatatatatatatatatatatatatatatatatatatatatatataatgtaaatgTTATTGACATTCATCTTATATATCTATcctattataattttaagatcaACTATTCTACcgtaactctttttttttaatatattcataatCTGATTTTcaacatgtataaaaaaattaccaataattaaatcaaaattatattacaatggaaattatttattatatttattatttattttctttggtCAAATAAGGAGGAGTAATTGTTTAAGATGGAGGAGATGAAGATTAACCAAGTCTGTGTTGGTTTCATACTAAAGTTTTTCGAAATTGGAATAATTTTTTTgcatctaataaaaaattatacttcaaacaaatttgaacaataattaattttattaaatccTGTACCAAGATGCATTGGAACACAAAAATGAAGACACAGTTAGACACGTGGGAAGGTAGGTGCGCACGTGCTACCATCCATGACATATGCCTTCCAAATGAGGGTGATGTTTCAAATATGAAATAGGGTTCTTTGGTTATAATATTCTCATTTCTACCATTCATTCCATAAATACAAttcataattcaaaattaattgaGTGGGTTTTGTTATTTTAGGTTGGAGTGACAGGATAAACAAGATTGTTCAATTTTGCATACCCTCAAACTTCCCTTGAATATCAACAATTTAAtcaaactctctttctttttctttcatcaaaaatatatataaaagcaaaaACCCACCTTGATGCTGGCCTGTTCCTAGATTTCAAAGACAGACGAACATGTCCGAGAATATTCAGTCCAACTCCCTTTCGCTTtcccttctctcttttttctttctctgaaAGGTAAACCCCACTTCTCCATTTCAACTCTTCTCAccttaattttgtttaagttctgtttttttgtattatttaattaatcccTGTAGATCTAGTTAGAAAtccccaattttatttttttatattttattttgatgtgTATTAATCAATAATCAAGGGAGATGTATCTGTTTATTCTTGCACGGTCAGTATGCATTTAGGTTCTGAATTCGAAATCTGCAATGAGATGTGTTTCTCCAATTCAGGAGGGTCATGCCCTGTGTCACATTGTTGCTTCAATTTTGCCTTGATTTATTTCATGTTAAGCTATCTAAGCTAATATAtgcttttattatattgaatcaGATTCTCGCTTGGTTTTGTAACCAAAGTTGATTGGAGATTAAATTCGTTGATTTCTCTCTGATTGCACGTTTCTGCTTTCCATACGGGTGTAGAGTATTTGAAATTGGAATGGGGTTGATTCTGTTTTATTGTGTCTTTGCGTATAATCATTCTTTAATTGCTAGTTTTTTTGTACTGCTGGCACCTGTTATTGTTAAAAAAGATCTTTAGAGGGTAGAAATATTTCCCTTCCGCACACTGCATACAAATTCTAGGTGGAGGATAGAAGGCTTGGTCAAGTTTGCTCtggtattaaaattaaattgaattgcTAAATCCCCTAGTAAAGAGTTAACAAAGAAATGGTTGat contains:
- the LOC108323825 gene encoding BTB/POZ domain-containing protein At5g47800 isoform X1 — protein: MKFMKLGTKADTFYTEQATRTLISEIAADLVIQINDITYLLHKLQFPLLPKCGLLQRLCYDSSDSESVSLELHDIPGGEEAFELCAKFCYGIAINISAHNFVSALCAAKFLRMNDSIEKGNFVGKLESFFNSCILEGWKDSIATLQTTATLPEWSENLGIVRKCIDSIIEKILTPPPQVKWSYTYTRPGYTKKQHHSVPKDWWTEDVSDLDIDLFRCIIMAIRSTYVLPPQLIGEALHVYACRWLPGIPKLKSSGSSVSQTEESKQKNRKILETIVSMIPADRGSVSVGFLFRLLSISIHLGVSSVTKTELIRRASLQFEEATVSDLLYPSTSSSDQNYYDTELVLAVLETFLKLWKRMSPGAVDSSYFLRSIRNVGKLIDSYLQVVARDDNMQVSKFVSLAETVPSIAREDHDDLYQAINIYLKMHPELSKADKKRLCGILDCQRLSPEVRGHAVKNELLPLRTVVQLLYFEQDKGSKATSSHKLPKPHEILLGAKDRAATTRDTQSKHSLGPAKEEFNGEEIRERDKQKTKRSDGKLALNLEKKMVIRGDIEETQSEKGRIVRDESSSSGKVNMDPKKMIRRARSKSEHGVKK
- the LOC108323825 gene encoding BTB/POZ domain-containing protein At5g47800 isoform X2 gives rise to the protein MKFMKLGTKADTFYTEQATRTLISEIAADLVIQINDITYLLHKFPLLPKCGLLQRLCYDSSDSESVSLELHDIPGGEEAFELCAKFCYGIAINISAHNFVSALCAAKFLRMNDSIEKGNFVGKLESFFNSCILEGWKDSIATLQTTATLPEWSENLGIVRKCIDSIIEKILTPPPQVKWSYTYTRPGYTKKQHHSVPKDWWTEDVSDLDIDLFRCIIMAIRSTYVLPPQLIGEALHVYACRWLPGIPKLKSSGSSVSQTEESKQKNRKILETIVSMIPADRGSVSVGFLFRLLSISIHLGVSSVTKTELIRRASLQFEEATVSDLLYPSTSSSDQNYYDTELVLAVLETFLKLWKRMSPGAVDSSYFLRSIRNVGKLIDSYLQVVARDDNMQVSKFVSLAETVPSIAREDHDDLYQAINIYLKMHPELSKADKKRLCGILDCQRLSPEVRGHAVKNELLPLRTVVQLLYFEQDKGSKATSSHKLPKPHEILLGAKDRAATTRDTQSKHSLGPAKEEFNGEEIRERDKQKTKRSDGKLALNLEKKMVIRGDIEETQSEKGRIVRDESSSSGKVNMDPKKMIRRARSKSEHGVKK